The following nucleotide sequence is from Dyella sp. BiH032.
ACACGCCCTCCAGGGTGAGCAATGCATCGCCACAGGCGCGCAGGCGGCGCAGGGTGGAAAGCACCGGAAGGCCCGCGCCGACCGTGGCCGAGTCGCCATAGCGGCCGCCTTCGGCCACGGCCGCCTGCAGTGCGCGCCAGCCCGGAAGCTCGCCGCCGGCCAGAGCCTTGTTGGCCGTGACGACGTGATAACCGCGCGCCAGCCAGTCGGCGTGGCGCGCCGCGAGCCCGGCATTGGCGGTGGCGTCGATGATGACCTTCGCAGCCGCACCGCTGGCGTCGAGCGCCTGCAGCAATGCCGCATCGTCGCGAGGTTCGCCGTGGCTGCGAAGCTTCTCCCGCAACGCGCGATCGGCCAGCTTTTCCGGCTCGGTCTGCTGCCGGCGCGAGTTGGCCGCGCCGACCAGGCGCAGCGAAGCCGCCGCCGGCGTGTTGAGCAACTTGAGCAACGCACCGCCGACCACGCCGGTGCCCAGCAGCACGATGGCCGTGCCCGACGCGGCGAATGCGGGACGTTCGGCCGTCTCGACGGCTTCGGCCAGCACCGCGCTCATGCGATCACCCGGCGTTTGGCGGCCAGCGAAGCGAAGGCACGCGCAAGTGCGGCGTCGATGTCGCGCACGAGATCGTCGCCATCTTCGATACCGACCGAAAGGCGCAGCAGCGTATCGGCGATACCGGCGTTGCGGCGCGCCTCGGGCGCCATCGAAGCGTGCGTCATCGAAGCCGGGTGCGCGACCAGGCTCTCCACGCCGCCCAGCGACTCGGCCAGCGAGAAGAACTGCA
It contains:
- a CDS encoding homoserine dehydrogenase, coding for MSAVLAEAVETAERPAFAASGTAIVLLGTGVVGGALLKLLNTPAAASLRLVGAANSRRQQTEPEKLADRALREKLRSHGEPRDDAALLQALDASGAAAKVIIDATANAGLAARHADWLARGYHVVTANKALAGGELPGWRALQAAVAEGGRYGDSATVGAGLPVLSTLRRLRACGDALLTLEGVFSGSLSYLFNQYDGSQPFSALLREARKLGYTEPDPRSDLSGEDVARKLLIIARNAGFALGTDEVEVESLVPESLRAVDTETFLARLEELDEPLAQRHAEAKARGGALRFLARLNQRGKARVGLVEVPATHPAARLYGTDNQFALTTTRYHAQPLVIQGPGAGPEVTAQALLGDVLALA